In Mytilus edulis chromosome 13, xbMytEdul2.2, whole genome shotgun sequence, a single window of DNA contains:
- the LOC139500258 gene encoding putative nuclease HARBI1, whose protein sequence is MPAAGHREIRRQQRRRRVARPRFFADRSNPLESLSAEEVFSRYRFRPDSIIYITGLIYNSLLKSRRNQALTPMLQVLTCLRYLATGCFFREVGDLMGVSVRSVGRAVAGYKSSVNKGR, encoded by the exons ATGCCGGCTGCAGGACATCGAGAGATAAGAAGACAGCAGAGGAGACGCCGGGTTGCTCGTCCGCGATTTTTTGCCGACAGATCCAACCCATTGGAATCCCTGTCAGCAGAGGAGGTCTTTTCTCGGTACAGATTTCGTCCAGATTCCATTATCTATATTACCGGACTGATTTACAATTCTCTACTCAAATCAAGAAGAAACCAAGCATTAACCCCAATGTTACAAGTGTTGACTTGCCTAAGATACTTAGCTACAGGTTGTTTCTTTAGGGAAGTTGGAGATTTAATGGGTGTAAGCGTCAGGAGCGTCGGAAGAGCG GTTGCCGGATATAAAAGTTCTGTCAACAAGGGGAGATAA
- the LOC139500257 gene encoding uncharacterized protein, with protein MVDVTKREILRQSSKIFDPLGILSPVTVKAKILMQSLWKRNFGWDKRLPEDVTTQWTTLSTDLKDTKSVEFTRLLNNDGLSPQTARLHIFTDASKQAYGACAYIVQGKHSQLVMAKNRVAPLNVITLPRLELMGAVVGAKLAKHVSNILGIREITFWCDSQIVLSWLYSSKIQKTFIANRITPPTGPRKYSPFP; from the coding sequence ATGGTAGATGTAACCAAAAGAGAAATATTACGACAGTCGTCTAAAATCTTTGATCCGCTTGGCATACTTAGTCCCGTGACAGTGAAAGCTAAGATACTAATGCAGTCACTATGGAAACGTAATTTTGGATGGGACAAACGCTTACCTGAAGATGTAACTACGCAATGGACTACTTTATCTACAGATCTTAAAGATACAAAATCAGTTGAATTTACCAGACTACTTAACAACGATGGATTATCGCCACAAACAGCAAGATTACACATTTTTACCGATGCTAGCAAACAAGCTTATGGAGCATGCGCCTACATTGTACAAGGAAAACATTCGCAATTAGTTATGGCTAAAAACAGAGTTGCACCGCTTAACGTAATTACTTTGCCGCGATTGGAGTTGATGGGCGCCGTAGTTGGAGCGAAATTAGCTAAACATGTGtcaaatattttaggaattagagAAATTACATTTTGGTGTGATAGCCAAATCGTTCTGAGTTGGTTGTATTcgtcaaaaatacaaaaaacatttataGCTAATAGAATTACACCCCCCACTGGACCGAGGAAGTATTCACCATTTCCCTAG